The Elusimicrobiota bacterium sequence ATTTTGGCAAGCCGGTTGGGCTACCGCATCACCCAACGGTTCGTGCGGGGGTTTTGGGTCGGGTCTTCAACAACCCGAACGTGGTATTGACGGACGAAATGCTCCGGCCCGAAATCCAGGATCGGGAGGTTTTCGTGCAGGGGGTCGAGGCGATCGTGTCGGCCCAGCGGAGGGTGGCGGAGGATTATTTCGCGGACGGGAGCATCGCCTTCGCCTGCCCCCCGATCCGGGCGCTTTTGCACCTGATGGCCAAGGGGAATTTTGAGGGAAAGGACCTTTCCCATCCCGACGTCCGTCGGCTTTTCACGCGGGAAACCCTGCTGGCCAGCGACTGGTACCAGGTGCGTTTGGCGAACCAGCAGTCCAAGGACGTCGCCCTCGCCCGCCGTCACGTGGCGAGCCTGGAGGACGCCGTCAAATCGTTCGGGACCGAGGAATCCACCCGGCTCGGTTTCCATCAACGGCTGGCGCGCGCGCGCCAGATGTTGAAAGAGGCCGAAGCCCTCGGCGCCCGCGCCTCGCTCGTCGGCACGCTCGGCGCCGACCCCTACTGTTCTTGAAATCTTTAGGGGCGAATAAGGGGGGTCACCGCATGAGGAGAAGCACGAGGGTTTGGGTGGACAGGACGCGCAACAACATGGTGAGCGGGTAGACGGTGGCGTAGGAGAGGGCCGGGAGTTCGGACCCCATGAAGGTGTTGGCGAAGGCCAGGGCGGGGGGGTCGGTCATGGCGCCGGCCAGGAGACCGCAGAGGGCGGTGAAGTTGGTTTTCAGGAAAAAGCGGCCCACACAGCCCACGATCAAAAGCGGCAGGAGGGTAATGGCGGCGCCCCAGAGGACCCAGGCGACGCCGTCCCCCGTTAGGAGGGTCTGCACGAATTTTCCGCCGGATTTCAACCCCACGCAGGTCAAGAAAAGAGAAATCCCCAATTCCCGGATCATGAAGTTGGCGGAAATCGGCATGTGCCAGACCAGGGATTTCCACTGGCCGATCCGTGCCAGGACGATGGCCACGATCAGCGGTCCTCCGGCCAAACCCAACCGCACGGGCGCGGGAAGCCCCGGGATTTTCAGCGGCAGGCTTCCGACCAAAACACCGAGCGCGATGCCCACGAGAAGAGGAATGATCTGGGGGTCGTTCAGTTGTTTCGGGGAGTTCCCGAGTTCTCTGGCCGCCTCCTGGATCGCTTCGGGCGGACCCACCACGAGAACCGAATCGCCGAATTTGAGCTGAAGCGTGGGCGAGGCCGCGAACTCTAAATCCATCCGGGAGAGGCGCGTGATTTTGACCCCGAACCGCCGGGGGAAGGCCAGTTCGTCGATGGACATCCCCAAGACGCTTTTTTTCGTCACGACGACCCGTTTTGAGGAAATATCGCTTTCCACTTCCCGGAGGTCGATCTCCGCTTTTTTGCCCAAAATGCGTTCCAGCTCCTCTACCTTTTCTTTCGGGCCGATGGCCAAAAGGACGTCGCCCAAGGCCAGGACGGTTTCAGCGCGGGCCACGGTCACCTGGCCGGCCCTCATAATTCGGGACACCACCACGGAGGCGTGGGGCGCGCCTGGCATTCGGCCGATGGCGAGGCCGGCCACGTCGGCCTTCGTCACTTCCAGGTTCACGGCGAAAAGCGGTGGCGCCTGGGTTTTCTTTTCGGAGGCGAAGGCCTCCAATTCTTTTTCCGGTTGGATGCGGAAAACCGATCGCACCAAAAGCATCGTCACGATGATCCCGATGACGCCGAAGGGATACGCCACGGCGTAACCCAAACCCGGTAACTTCGCCAAATCCGACGTCGGGCCCAGGACGTCCCGAAGGGCCTGTTGGGCGGCGCCCAGGCTCGGGGTGTTGGTGGTGGCGCCCGCGAGGACGCCCACCGCCGCGGGAAGCGGCACCCCCCCAACGAAATGCGCCAGGGCGGCGACGCCCACTCCCAAAAGGACCACGGACGCCGCCATGACATTCAACGGCAGGCCGCCTTTCCGAAGCGACGAGAAGAAACCGGGACCGACCTGGAGACCGATGGCGTAAACGAACAGGATGAGACCGAACTCCCGGATGAAGTCTAAAACGTGCTCATCGATGGTGGCCCCGAAATGGCCGAAAAGGAGGCCGACAAAAAGGACGCCGGCCACCCCCAGGCTCACGCCGTAGGCCTTCAAATGGCCCAGGGCCAGGCCGAGCCCGGCGACCAAGGAAATGACCATCACCGCGTGGGGGACGGTGGCGGGATCCATCAATGTGGAAAAGAGGGGCATGGAGTGCCTCGCGAAGGGGATGAATTAAAAAGTGAGATGACGGAGCGCCGAGGCGCAAAGTACCACGCCGAGCGTGACGCCGATATTGAGCCGGGCCCAAAAAGCCATGCGACGGGCCGCCCCGCGGAATTCGGGACTGTCCGGCCGGTCGGCGTGAAGCGCCAAAGCGGGACCCCAGCGTTTGTCGTGCAGGACGCCTAAAATCAACATGACGACGAAGAGGACCATTTTTGCCCAAAAGATCCGGCCGTAGGACGTGTCGAGAAACGACGACAACGAACTGAGAAAGAGGAAACGCACCTGCCAAAGCCCCGTCAAAATCAAAAGGCCGAGGGCCGCGTGGCTCACCCGCTGGAACCGTTTGGCCACGGCCAGGGCCAGGGGCATTCGTTCCTTCGGCGTCATGGACCGACGGAGGACGGGGCCTAAAATCAACCCGAGGAAAATCTGGCCGCCGACCCAAATCATGGCGGCCGTCAGGTGAATAAAATGAAGAAAGATGTCCATGGTGTTGTCCTTTTTAGTAGAGAAACTCCCGAATATCGTAAAGAGCCCGGCGTTCGCCTCGGGGAGGAAGGGCGGCTTCCATTTCCTTTCGTTGGGCGCCCAGGGCCGATTCCCCCATCGGCGTCCACCCTCGATCGGCGGCCGCCCGCCCGTAGGGGGAGCCCTCCTCCACGATCAAGGGTGAAAAATAAACCAAGTCGCCGGGGCCAAGGGGGGACCGTTTTAAAAGCGAGAGGGTCCCCTCCACGTGCCTCCGGGCATTTTCAACCCCGCCCGCGCCCAAGAGGACGATCAGGCCGAGATCGATTCCGGCCCCCTTCAATTTCGCGGCGGCTTCGATCACGGTGTCCGAGGTTCCCGGTTTCTGAAGCCATCGCCTCAAATCGTCACAGCCCGTTTCCACACCCAAATACGCCCGCCGAAAACCGGTTTTCGCCAACGCTCTTAAATCGGCAGGGGTCCAGGCGGCCAATCGCGCGGCTTCCGCGAACCCATAGAGTCCGCCGATGCCGTCCCGTTGCGGGGCGGCCAAACGCGGAAACCGGGCCGCCAACTTTTCGGCGGTTGAAATCAATAGGTCCGGCGGCGCTTGGAACGCGTTGGCGTCGCCGAGAAAAATCGAACAGCGGCCCGCCAGGGCGGGGCCGAAAAAGGTTTCGGCTTCATCCGTGTGGCGCAAAATTTCTTCCGCTGATCTCACGCGGAAAGGCCGCCCCGCGTAGAAGTCGCAGAAGGCGCATTGGTTCCAAGCGCATCCTTCCACCACCTGAATGACCAGCGCCAAATATTGGTCCGGAGGAAGAATGCCCAACGGACGCCAGACCCGCGCAAAATGGGCAGGGTCCTGGTCCCAGGATTTTTCCAGTCCCTCCGCCAGCCGGGCCAAGGTGCGGGAGGCGGCTTCGATATCGGGGGCGAGTTCCCGACCGCGATCCATGCGGCGCAGAGCCTTTCGGCCCGCCAGTTCCGGCAGGGCCAGCCGGGCTTGGGCCAGGAGTGTTCCGAACCGAGCTCTCAGGGCGGACCGTTCAGGATCGGTGAGTTCCCGGATATGCCGGCGGGCGTCGCTGTCGCCTTCCCAAACCCACTTTTTTTCCAGGCAACGGCCATCCAACCCCCGCGCCGTGTAGAGGCCCCCCTCGTAGAGGCCCTGGGGCCGACCCAGGGGGTCAAAACCCAGGGTGGCCAGGGGGGAGAGCACGAGGGAATAACCGCCCTGGGTTTCTCCCAGCGTTAGGAATTCGATCGCGTGGGTCGTTGGGGGCATGAAATGGAAAAGCCCCCCAGGGACCGCACCGGGGGGCCGACCTGGCGACTATGATACCTTATTAAAAAAAGGTAAAAACATGATGAAGATCATGGTCCGTTTGGCCCGCACCGTTATACTAGTGTAGTGTCTCACAAATCGCTTAACAATGGGAGGCCCGAGTCCGTTCGGATTCGAGGCGCGAGGCCCGGCGCAGAGCGCCGGGCACCTGGGGCGCCAGAGGCGCTGATGCGGAGGGCGCGATGCGGGCCATCGTAACCGACGAGCAACGAAGAAGCCGGACGGAGGCGGGCCTCCCTTCCATATATTTCGCCTCGCTAAAGCGAGGCGATCCGTTGAGGAAGGTCCGGGCGCTTTTGCGCGGCGAGCGGCGTCGCTCGTCAGTTGCATACTCCCGGTATGCGCCTTCCTCGCTCCTTGTCGCCACACAAAATCGCCCGGACCATTGTCAAGGGATTTGTGAGACGCTACACTGGAGGTCCAATGTCTAAGCTTGCCTCAGAACCCCTTGTTTCCGGGACCGTCGCGCCCCAGGGCCGCGGCCAGGAACCCAATAAACCCGTCGCCCCTCCGCGCTTAATTTTTTGGGAAACCACGGCCGGGTGCAACCTCCGGTGCGTTCATTGTCGTCGTCTGGACGTTCTGGACCAGGTCTCCGACACCGATCTTCCCACCGACGCGGCCAAGGGCATGATCGCCGACATCGCCTCCAGCTACAAGCCGATCCTGGTCCTTTCCGGCGGGGAACCGCTTTTTCGGCCCGACATTTTGGATTTGGCCGGTTTCGCCCGGGACCAGGGCCTGCGGGTGGCCCTGGCCACCAACGGGACCCTGGTGACGGCGGAAAAAGCCAAAGCCATCAAAGACGCCGGGGTGGCCCGGGTCAGCATTTCCCTGGACGGGGCGAAAGCTCCCACCCACGACCGGTTCCGCGGCGCGGGGAATTTCGAGCGCGCCCTGGCCGGGTTTGACCATTTGAAACGCGAAGGGGTTTCGCTCCAGATCAACATGACGGTGACCCGCTACAACGCCGAGGAACTGCCCACGCTCTACGACATGTGCCTGGCCCGGGGGGCGTCCGCTTTGCATTTGTTCATGCTCGTGCCCGTGGGGTGCGGCGTGCAGATCGCCGAAACGGACATGCTTCCGTCGGCGGAATACGAGAAATGGTTGAATTGGTTTTACGATCGGGACATCGAGAAAAAGATGGAACTGAAGGCCACCTGCGCGCCCCATTATTTCCGCATCGTCCGCCAACGCTCGAAAGAAATCGGCGGGCTTCCCCCCAGCCATCACCGGCAGGAAGCCAAAGGCGCGACGCATCCCAACCAGTCGCTCCACCAAACCACCAAAGGGTGCTTGGCCGGGCAGGGGGTCTGTTTCGTTTCCCACAAGGGAGAGGTGTTCCCCTGCGGGTACCTCCCTATTTCCGTCGGAAATATTCGAACGACGCCCTTTAAGACCCTCTGGGAACATTCTCCGGTTTTTGAAAATTTGCGGGACCCGTCTAAGTTGGAAGGGAAGTGTGGCGTCTGCAGTTTTAAATACGTCTGCGGCGGATGCCGGGCCCGGGCCTATTACGCCCACGGGGACGAACTGGCGGAAGAACCCCACTGCATTTACGTGCCTCCCGGGTTCGAGGAGAGTTCGGCGTGCGACGCGTTTTAGCGGTGGTGGGGGTGGGGGGAACGGCCCTGATCTTATGGGCCGGGGCCGCTTCCTGCGGGCGCGCGAATTCCGCGTCGGGGGACGTTGTCGGAGCGACGGCGCCTGAACTTTTCGGCCCGGCCGATTTAGGTCCGGACTCCGTCGACGTCACCGCCTACCCCCGAGCCCAGCAGGAAAACTATCAACTGTTCGTGGCCAAGTGTTCGGTGTGCCACACCCTGGCTCGGCCGATTAATTCCACGATCGCGGACGCGCCCACCTGGACGCGTTATGTCTCCCGCATGCACGTCAAAACCGAGGCTCGGTCGGGGCAACCGTTGTTGTCCTCCGCCGAAGCCAAGCGGGTGATCTCCTTTTTGGTTTTTGACAGCAAAGAAAGGAAAGTGAAGAAGGCCGAGGCGTTTCAATCGCTTCAGGCTGAGCTCGTCACACGCTATGAACGCGCCCTCAAGGAACGGGATCGGTTGAAAAGCGAAGGAGGCCGGTCCCAGGCGAGGGAGTCGGCTCCCTATGTGGGGGACCGTTAATTTGAACGCAAATAATAAAAGGAGAACTTCATGAAACGTCTCATCCAAAGTGTGATGGTGTTGGCGGTTCTGGCGGGAATGGGCGGGGTCGCTTTTGCGGAGGATGCGGCGAAAATTTATAGTTCCAAATGCGCCATGTGCCACGGCAAGGATGCCAAGGGAAACCCTGGGATGGCCAAAAGTCTTGGCGCCGAAAAGTTGAACTTGCTGGACGCGGCTACCCAGGCCAAGACGGACGCTGATTTAATCAAGGCCACCGCCGAGGGCGCCGGAACTCCGAAGGCCTCAGGGGCCAAGCCCATGCCCGCGTTCAAAGGCAAAGTGGCCGACGTCGACATCAAGGCCCTGGTCGCCTACGTGCGGTCCTTGGCGCCAAAGAAATAAATTTCTCACCCTAGATCGTTTCAATAAGGAGAACATTCATGAACCGTTTGATTCGAAGTGTGTTGGCGGGATTGATCCTGGCGGGGGCGTCGGGCGTGGCGTTCGCGGAAGACGCGGCGAAACTTTACGCCACGAAATGCGCCATGTGCCACGGGAAGGACGCCAAAGGAAGCGCCTCCATGGCCAAGGCCAAGAAGGTGGACAACGCCGTCCTGGATCTTGTGGACGCGGCCACCCTGGCGAAGACCGACAAAGAATGGATCCAGGCAACAGCCGAAGGCGTTGGCACTCCCACCGCCAGCGGGGCCAAGCCCATGCCTGCCTACAAGGGAAAAATCGCCGACGCGGACATCGCGGCCCTGCTGGCCTACGTCCGTACCCTGGCCCCGAAAGCGGACGCCGTTCCGGCGGAACCCGCTGTCCGAAAATAAACGGTTTCCTTCGCGCCCCCCGTGCCGGTTCGCCCACACCTCGCCCGAAGTCTCGGACCCTGGGTATTGGCGGCCGTCCTGGGGGGCGCGTTTTTCTTGTCGCCGGGGCGGGCCCGGGCGGACGGCAACGAGGACTGTTTGGCCTGCCACGCCGAGGAGGGGATGGGGGCTCCCGTGGTGGACGGGGCGGCTTTCGGGAAATCCATCCATGGCAAGAACCTTTGCGTTTCCTGCCATGCCGACGCCAAGGAACTGCCCCACGCGGAAAAGCTGGCCCCGGTTTCCTGCGGACGGTGCCACCGGGTGGAAACCCAAATCTATCTTCAGTCCGACCACGGCAAGGCAGTGGCTCGGGGAAAGATGGAAGCGGCCTCGTGCAAAGACTGCCACGGCCACAGCCATGCTTTGTTGGATTCCCGCCATCCGCTATCGCCCGTTAACCGAAAAAATATTCCCGCCACCTGCGCCCATTGCCATGGAAAGGCTGACAGTCCCATCAACGAGCGCCTGACTGAACGAAAACCCATCGAAAGCTACGAGCACACCGTTCACGGGATGGCCTTCGCGGAAGGGAAAATGAACGCCGCTGTTTGCTCGGACTGCCACGGCACCCACGACCTTCACGGCTCGGCCAACCCAGCCAGCCGCGTCAATCGGGCGCGGATTCCGGAGACCTGCGGCCGTTGTCACCAGAACGTCCTCTCCGTTTACCGCGAGAGCATCCACGGCAAGGCCAGCGCGTTGGGCATCAAAGAGACCCCGGTCTGCACGGACTGCCATGGGGAACACACCATTCGGTCGGTGAAGAGCGCAGGTTCCTCCGCCAGTCTGGGCGGGGTGACCCGCACTTGCGTGGGATGCCATGAGTCCGAAAAAATCATCGCCAAATTCGGTCTCCCCGCCGGTCGGCTGAAGAGCTACATGGACAGCTATCACGGACTCGCTTCTAAGCAAGGGGATCTTCGCGTGGCCAACTGCGCGTCCTGTCACGGCTGGCACGACGTGCTTCCCTCCGATGACCCGCGTTCCTGGGTCAACAAACAGAACCTCGCCAATACCTGCGGCCGTTGCCATGTGGGGGCCCAGGCCAAGCTGGCCGCCGGCCGGATTCACGGGGGGAAAGGCACCCGTCCGAATTTCTGGATCTTCTTTTTCCGATGGTTTTACTTGATCGTGATCCCGCTCACCTTGGGCGGAATGATGGTCCACAATCTCCTGGATTTCCTTCGGAAGTTGCTGTCGTCCCCCTCGGAGGTGGAAGGAGAACACTCCCGCCGTGAGTTGAACCTGCTCCGTTTGAACCTGAACGAGAGGCTTCAGCATGGCGCTCTGACTTTGACCTTCGTCATTCTGGCCTACAGTGGGTTCGCTTTGAAATTCCCCGAGGCCTGGTGGGCTCTCCCGTTCCAATGGGCGGGGGGAGAATTCGTTCGAAAGGCGATCCACCGCTGGACGGCCCTCGTTTTCGTCCTCACGGGGCTTTGGCACGGGGTTTACATGATCGGGACCCGTCGGGGCCGGTTCCTCCTTCGGGTGAATCTCCGGCCGCGCCTGCGGGACTTGTTCGAACCGCCGCGCCTCCTGCTCTACAACCTCGGTCTTTCGAAGCGAAAGCCCGAACTCCGCTACCCGTCCTACATCGAGCGGTCCGAATACTGGGCCCTGGTGTGGGGATCCTTGGTGATGTTGGTGACGGGCGGCGTTCTGGTGTTCAACAATTTCGTTTTGAAACACGCGCCTCTCTGGGTCCCCTACCTCGCCACGATGATCCATTTCTACGAAGCCATTCTTGCGTGCTTGTCGATCCTCGTCTGGCACGCCTATTGGGCGATGTTCGACCCGGCGGTTTATCCCATGAGTTGGGCTTGGCTCAGCGGACGACTGCGCCGTAAACCGGTTTTGAAGGGGACTCCATGAGAAAAATTTTTCGTTGGCGCAGTCCGTTTTCTGGCGGGTCCACAGTGGTGACCGGGGCGGGGCTGGTGGCCTTGGCCGCGGGGCTCCTGGGATTAGGCGTTCCTGTGGGCGCCAGTTTTTCAGGGCCCGAGACTTGCGCCGCCTGCCATCCCCAGGAATATGATGAATGGAAACCGTCGGTTCATGCGGCGGCCTACGCCGCGCCGGGGTTCCAGAAGGCGTGGAAACAGAACGGATCGAAGCCTTCCTGTCTCGCTTGCCACTCCACCGGGGCCAAGGGGGGGGCTTTCGCCTTTCCGGGGGTCACCTGCGAGTCCTGCCACGGGGCCATGGCGGAGGGGCATCCGGGGGACAAGATGCCCATGCCGGTTTCTTCCGACATGTGCCGGACCTGCCACAAAAAATCCTATGACGAATGGAAACTCAGTCGGCACGGACAGAAAAACATCCGCTGTTTCGATTGCCACAAAGTTCACGCCCAAGGTCTGCGGGTCGGCGGGGGGGACGCGCTGTGCGGGTCCTGCCACGCGGCGAAAATGATAGATTTCGCCCACGCCACCCACCACCAGGAGGGCCTGCGTTGCTGGACCTGCCATTTCCCGGCCTCGTCGGCCGGGGCCGACGCCCTGATGGGCACCGGGGCCCCCGCCCACAACCTGTCCGTCGGGGCGGAAGTCTGCGCCCGTTGCCACGAAGACACGGTGCACAAGAGCGCCCGCCTCACGGATCTCCGTCGGCAGGTGAGCGAGAACCAAAAAGAGATGACCGTGGCGGGCGTCAAAAGCGTTTTCGACTTGAACGAGCACGCCCGGGATCTCCAGTGGCGTTTGGACCGGGCGCGTCAAAGCCTCTGGCTGGTGGCGATCCTGGGGTTCCTGGCCGGGGCGGGCCTTGGGTGGTTGGCGGCGTGGATCGCCCTGCGCCCCAAAAAATGATCCGCCGAGAAATCGCCTGACCTCTCCCGTGGATCCTTCCAAAGCCTCGGAGTCCGTGCCGGGTCCAATGGCTCCGGGCGTATCTCGCCGCTCCTTTTTGAAAGGCGCCGTGGGCGCGGCGGCCGCCGCGGCCCTTCCTAAAACCTTCGCCCACGCGGAGGGCCGGGTGTCCAAGGGCGATGTCTTCTCCGTCTTGGTGGACCTCTCGCGATGCATCGGGTGCCGTTCCTGCATGAGGGCCTGCCAACGCGCCAACGATCTGAACGCGCCCCAGGAGTGGATGGACATAGACCATCTGGACCGGCGGTTGGATCTCACGTATA is a genomic window containing:
- a CDS encoding putative transporter, whose protein sequence is MPLFSTLMDPATVPHAVMVISLVAGLGLALGHLKAYGVSLGVAGVLFVGLLFGHFGATIDEHVLDFIREFGLILFVYAIGLQVGPGFFSSLRKGGLPLNVMAASVVLLGVGVAALAHFVGGVPLPAAVGVLAGATTNTPSLGAAQQALRDVLGPTSDLAKLPGLGYAVAYPFGVIGIIVTMLLVRSVFRIQPEKELEAFASEKKTQAPPLFAVNLEVTKADVAGLAIGRMPGAPHASVVVSRIMRAGQVTVARAETVLALGDVLLAIGPKEKVEELERILGKKAEIDLREVESDISSKRVVVTKKSVLGMSIDELAFPRRFGVKITRLSRMDLEFAASPTLQLKFGDSVLVVGPPEAIQEAARELGNSPKQLNDPQIIPLLVGIALGVLVGSLPLKIPGLPAPVRLGLAGGPLIVAIVLARIGQWKSLVWHMPISANFMIRELGISLFLTCVGLKSGGKFVQTLLTGDGVAWVLWGAAITLLPLLIVGCVGRFFLKTNFTALCGLLAGAMTDPPALAFANTFMGSELPALSYATVYPLTMLLRVLSTQTLVLLLMR
- a CDS encoding CopD family protein; its protein translation is MDIFLHFIHLTAAMIWVGGQIFLGLILGPVLRRSMTPKERMPLALAVAKRFQRVSHAALGLLILTGLWQVRFLFLSSLSSFLDTSYGRIFWAKMVLFVVMLILGVLHDKRWGPALALHADRPDSPEFRGAARRMAFWARLNIGVTLGVVLCASALRHLTF
- a CDS encoding radical SAM protein, whose amino-acid sequence is MPPTTHAIEFLTLGETQGGYSLVLSPLATLGFDPLGRPQGLYEGGLYTARGLDGRCLEKKWVWEGDSDARRHIRELTDPERSALRARFGTLLAQARLALPELAGRKALRRMDRGRELAPDIEAASRTLARLAEGLEKSWDQDPAHFARVWRPLGILPPDQYLALVIQVVEGCAWNQCAFCDFYAGRPFRVRSAEEILRHTDEAETFFGPALAGRCSIFLGDANAFQAPPDLLISTAEKLAARFPRLAAPQRDGIGGLYGFAEAARLAAWTPADLRALAKTGFRRAYLGVETGCDDLRRWLQKPGTSDTVIEAAAKLKGAGIDLGLIVLLGAGGVENARRHVEGTLSLLKRSPLGPGDLVYFSPLIVEEGSPYGRAAADRGWTPMGESALGAQRKEMEAALPPRGERRALYDIREFLY
- a CDS encoding radical SAM protein, which translates into the protein MSKLASEPLVSGTVAPQGRGQEPNKPVAPPRLIFWETTAGCNLRCVHCRRLDVLDQVSDTDLPTDAAKGMIADIASSYKPILVLSGGEPLFRPDILDLAGFARDQGLRVALATNGTLVTAEKAKAIKDAGVARVSISLDGAKAPTHDRFRGAGNFERALAGFDHLKREGVSLQINMTVTRYNAEELPTLYDMCLARGASALHLFMLVPVGCGVQIAETDMLPSAEYEKWLNWFYDRDIEKKMELKATCAPHYFRIVRQRSKEIGGLPPSHHRQEAKGATHPNQSLHQTTKGCLAGQGVCFVSHKGEVFPCGYLPISVGNIRTTPFKTLWEHSPVFENLRDPSKLEGKCGVCSFKYVCGGCRARAYYAHGDELAEEPHCIYVPPGFEESSACDAF
- a CDS encoding c-type cytochrome, translated to MKRLIQSVMVLAVLAGMGGVAFAEDAAKIYSSKCAMCHGKDAKGNPGMAKSLGAEKLNLLDAATQAKTDADLIKATAEGAGTPKASGAKPMPAFKGKVADVDIKALVAYVRSLAPKK
- a CDS encoding c-type cytochrome, with protein sequence MNRLIRSVLAGLILAGASGVAFAEDAAKLYATKCAMCHGKDAKGSASMAKAKKVDNAVLDLVDAATLAKTDKEWIQATAEGVGTPTASGAKPMPAYKGKIADADIAALLAYVRTLAPKADAVPAEPAVRK